In Methylotenera mobilis JLW8, the following are encoded in one genomic region:
- a CDS encoding glycogen/starch/alpha-glucan phosphorylase, with product MKTPAETKAKPKKTVKAKSIAIPKLGPIQQALKNHLIFSSFKTSEAATPRDWYDAASYSVRDHVVERWVQTAESYYRDDPKRVYYLSLEFLIGRMLSNAALNLGINEELREGMDALGRSLENAIEFETDAALGNGGLGRLAACFLDSMATMDIPAAGYGIRYEYGMFRQSIENGQQIENPDNWLRYGNIWEFQRPEATYNIKFHGHVVKYPNDQGEEIQHWVDAEHVIAMAYDVPVPGYGTDTVNNLRLWSAKAAREFDLRHFNDGNYEKAVEERNATENISKVLYPNDTSVLGKELRLKQQYFFVSASIQDILRRFLSTHEMKTQDDWKILPEKIAIQLNDTHPSVGVAEMMYQLVDVYQLPWSFAWELVVKIFAYTNHTLMPEALETWTVDLFGRLLPRHLEIIYQINHEFLHMVNHHFPGDAELLQRVSIIDENNGRRVRMAHLAVVGSHTVNGVAALHSELLKSTLFADFDRIFPGKLTNVTNGITPRRWLNQANPGLTALIEKAIGSGFKKDLTQIKKITPLADDADFRKAFAQVKLANKQRLAAKIEAKTGVKLNVNSLFDVQIKRIHEYKRQLLNVLHVITLYNRIRRGEKGITPRTVIFGGKAAPGYWMAKHIIRLINDVATIVNEDIAVGDSLKVVFYPNYEVSAAEILFPGSDLSEQISTAGTEASGTGNMKMALNGALTIGTLDGANVEIKEEVGDENIFIFGLTTPQVAEVKASGYQPRDYYNSNPELKQVLDMIADGYFSIDEPGRYKVIVDNLLNNDQYLLLADYASYIEAQDRVGKLYQKQEDWTRMAILNVANMAKFSSDRAINDYAKEIWHVTPHANAKAKK from the coding sequence ATGAAAACGCCAGCCGAAACTAAAGCTAAACCTAAAAAAACAGTCAAAGCTAAGTCGATTGCAATCCCCAAGCTCGGACCAATTCAACAGGCTTTAAAAAATCATTTGATATTCTCTAGCTTCAAGACCAGCGAGGCTGCAACGCCAAGGGACTGGTATGACGCTGCGAGTTATAGCGTGCGTGATCATGTCGTGGAGCGCTGGGTACAAACGGCAGAATCCTATTATCGCGACGACCCGAAGCGCGTTTACTATTTGTCCTTAGAGTTTTTGATTGGGCGCATGCTGAGCAACGCTGCACTAAACTTGGGCATTAACGAAGAGTTGAGGGAAGGCATGGATGCCTTAGGTCGCAGTCTAGAGAACGCGATAGAGTTTGAAACCGACGCGGCATTAGGTAACGGTGGTTTAGGTCGTTTGGCGGCGTGCTTTCTTGACTCAATGGCCACGATGGATATTCCAGCGGCAGGCTACGGCATTCGCTATGAGTACGGGATGTTCAGGCAATCCATAGAAAATGGCCAGCAGATAGAAAACCCGGATAACTGGTTGCGGTACGGCAATATATGGGAGTTCCAACGTCCGGAGGCCACTTATAACATCAAGTTTCACGGTCATGTTGTCAAATACCCAAATGATCAGGGCGAAGAGATTCAGCATTGGGTAGACGCTGAGCATGTGATTGCAATGGCTTATGATGTGCCGGTGCCTGGCTATGGCACAGATACTGTCAATAATTTACGTTTATGGTCAGCTAAAGCCGCGCGTGAGTTTGATTTAAGGCATTTCAATGACGGTAATTACGAAAAAGCGGTAGAAGAGCGTAATGCGACCGAGAATATTTCAAAAGTACTTTACCCGAATGACACGTCAGTGCTTGGTAAAGAGCTGCGCTTAAAGCAGCAGTATTTCTTTGTTTCTGCTTCTATTCAAGATATTTTGCGCCGCTTTTTAAGCACGCATGAAATGAAAACGCAGGATGACTGGAAGATCCTGCCAGAGAAAATAGCGATTCAACTCAATGACACGCACCCATCTGTAGGTGTGGCTGAAATGATGTATCAGTTGGTGGATGTCTATCAATTGCCGTGGTCTTTTGCCTGGGAGTTGGTGGTTAAGATTTTTGCTTACACTAACCATACGCTAATGCCAGAAGCGCTGGAAACCTGGACGGTGGATTTGTTCGGTCGTTTGTTACCACGTCATTTGGAAATTATTTATCAAATCAACCATGAGTTCTTGCACATGGTCAACCACCACTTCCCGGGTGATGCCGAGCTGTTACAACGTGTATCTATTATTGATGAAAACAATGGCCGTCGTGTGCGCATGGCACATTTGGCCGTGGTTGGCAGTCATACCGTCAATGGTGTAGCGGCGCTGCATAGTGAATTGCTGAAAAGCACGCTGTTTGCTGACTTTGACCGCATTTTCCCTGGAAAACTGACCAATGTGACTAATGGTATTACGCCACGTCGTTGGTTGAATCAAGCTAACCCAGGCTTAACTGCCTTAATCGAGAAGGCAATTGGGTCTGGCTTCAAAAAAGACCTGACGCAGATTAAGAAAATTACACCATTAGCGGATGACGCAGATTTTAGAAAAGCATTTGCCCAGGTCAAGCTTGCAAATAAACAACGTCTAGCGGCAAAGATTGAAGCTAAAACTGGTGTGAAGTTGAATGTGAACAGCTTGTTTGATGTGCAAATCAAGCGTATCCATGAGTACAAACGCCAACTGCTCAATGTGCTGCATGTGATTACTTTGTATAACCGTATTCGTCGTGGTGAAAAAGGAATTACACCACGTACCGTTATTTTTGGTGGTAAGGCTGCGCCTGGCTACTGGATGGCAAAACATATTATTCGTTTGATTAATGATGTTGCCACCATCGTGAATGAGGACATCGCGGTAGGTGACAGCTTGAAAGTGGTGTTTTACCCAAATTACGAAGTGTCCGCTGCTGAGATTTTGTTTCCGGGCAGCGATCTTTCTGAGCAGATTTCTACCGCAGGCACAGAGGCGAGCGGTACTGGCAATATGAAGATGGCGTTAAACGGTGCGCTAACGATAGGCACACTGGATGGCGCTAACGTGGAAATTAAAGAAGAAGTTGGCGATGAGAATATCTTTATCTTTGGCTTAACCACACCGCAAGTGGCTGAAGTAAAGGCAAGTGGCTACCAACCTCGCGATTACTACAATAGCAATCCGGAGCTTAAGCAGGTGTTGGATATGATCGCCGATGGCTATTTCTCTATTGATGAGCCTGGCCGTTATAAAGTCATTGTTGATAATTTGCTAAACAACGATCAATACTTGTTGCTGGCCGACTATGCGAGCTACATTGAAGCGCAAGACCGTGTTGGCAAGCTATACCAGAAACAAGAGGACTGGACGCGTATGGCGATCTTGAACGTAGCGAATATGGCTAAATTCTCAAGTGATCGTGCCATTAACGATTACGCTAAGGAAATTTGGCATGTAACTCCGCATGCAAACGCTAAAGCCAAGAAATAG